The proteins below come from a single Caulobacter flavus genomic window:
- a CDS encoding DUF2147 domain-containing protein, giving the protein MLRTAILAAVASAAFVAPAMAADISGLWQTETNGGQVEISRCGNSLCGKLLTSDNIKKNPALKDEKNKDPSLRTRPLKGLQLLWGFSGGPTEWTGGKVYKADDGKTYSGTITMTNADTLKLKGCVVAPLCKTQTWTRVK; this is encoded by the coding sequence ATGCTCAGGACCGCCATCCTCGCCGCCGTCGCCAGCGCCGCCTTCGTCGCGCCGGCCATGGCCGCCGACATCTCCGGCCTCTGGCAGACCGAGACCAACGGCGGCCAGGTCGAGATCAGCCGCTGCGGCAACAGCCTGTGCGGCAAGCTGCTGACCTCGGACAACATCAAGAAGAACCCCGCCCTCAAGGACGAGAAGAACAAGGATCCGTCCCTGCGTACTCGCCCGCTGAAGGGCCTGCAGCTGCTGTGGGGCTTCAGCGGCGGTCCGACCGAGTGGACCGGCGGCAAGGTCTACAAGGCCGACGACGGCAAGACCTATTCGGGCACCATCACCATGACCAACGCCGACACCCTGAAGCTGAAGGGCTGCGTGGTCGCGCCGCTGTGCAAGACCCAGACCTGGACGCGGGTGAAGTAA